In the genome of Pseudomonadota bacterium, the window TCGATTCCCTTCTCCGGCGAGAGCCAGGAGATGACAGAGTCTCTGACGTCCCAGGCTGCAGTGGCGCTTACCAATAACCGCCTTATCCAGGGTCTCGAAAACCTTTTGGAATCTTTTATTACATCGATTGCTACCGCCATTGACGAAAAATCGCCCTATACAGGCGGTCATGTCCGGCGTGTTGCAGAGCTCACCATGACTATCGCGAAGAAAATCAATAAATCAAAGGAAGGTTCTTACGCAGACGTTTTCTTTAATGAAGACCAGATGCGGGAAATCCGTATTGCGGGATGGCTTCACGATGTGGGCAAGGTCACAACCCCTGAATATGTCGTTGATAAATCAACGAAGCTTGAAACGATCTGTGACAGGATTGAACTTCTGAAAACCCGTTTCGAGGTGCTGAAGAGGGATCGTGAGATCGAACTGCTGAGAGCAGGGATTGTTGTTGCAGGAAATATCCCGGCGCAACAGGGCACAACGGGAGACGATGACCATTTCAACGAGATGCTCGAAGATGATTTGAATTTCCTTATAATGGCCAACGTTGGTACTGAATTTATGGGGGGAGAGAAGATAGAAAGGCTTAAGAACATTGCACAGAGGCGATGGACCGTTGATGGAAAAGAATCTCCCATTCTTACCGATAATGAGATTTCCAACCTGAGCATTCAGCGGGGTACCCTCACCGACGATGAAAGGGATGTTATCAATAACCATGCAACGGTTACCTATAAGATGCTTTCACAATTGCCGTTTCCAAAAAAACTGCGAAATGTTTCTCAATATGCTGCGGCTCACCATGAAAGGCCTAATGGCTCAGGGTATCCCCTCGGATTAAAAGGGGACCAGCTTCCCCTCCAGTCCCGTATCCTTGGCTTGGCTGATATCTTTGAGGCCTTGACCGCAAAAGACAGGCCTTACAAAAAAGGAAAGGCCCTTTCGGAAGTCCTTAAGATTATGGGATTTATGGTAAAAGACGGGCATATCGACGGAGAACTTTTTGATTTTTTCATAAAAGAGCAGATTCACCTGAAATACGCCAGAGACGAGCTTGCACCGCAACAGATAGATATAGACCTGAATCAATAAACAATAACAAAACATCAAGGCTGAAGGAAAAGATATGCGCGGTTGCGCAAAAACCATCCTTTCCACCTTCAGCCTTTCCACCTGAGCAGGGCCTGCCTGCGACTACTTCAGTTCTTTCAAAAAAAATGTGAGTCCACTCACGAGCACCATAAGGGCACCTAATATAAATATCCCCAGGCGAAAGCTCACGAGATCACCGGAAAGGCCGAGGAAATACGGTATTATACCAAGGCCGAAGATGACGCCGAGGGTAACGATTAACCCTGTTGCCATCCCCCTCTGTTCCCGGTCAAAGGCGCGCGATATTGATACAAGCCCGACCGGAAAAAATCCTCCCACCACACTTGCCTGCAGGAAAAGGAAGACCTCTAAAAACCTTATGTCCTTATATGCGAGGAACATTGTAAACACCCCGGCGATAGATACAAGAAAGAACATCGTTTTTTTCAGACTGAACCTGTCAATGACAAAGCCTGACATTATGGCAACGAAGACACCCCCGAGCCGTGATATGCCGAATATTTTGTTTGCATAGCCGATATCAAGTGATAATTCTTTGGTGAGGTAGAGGGGGATGACAAAATATACACCGAGGTTTGCACCTGCGGCGAATATCCAGATTGCCCCCATAAGCCAGAGCGTTTTACTTTTAATAAGGTCTCCAAGGAGATTCCCCTTTTTCGCCTGAATCTTTATCTCCTGAATGGTAATTGCAAATACGACTATGGATATGATGAAAACAATGCCGAACACATAAAAGATCTGCCTCCACTGGAGAAACCGGAGGAAAAAGAGTGCAATGAATGGTACGGAAAAAATGCTTATAGACGCTGCAGAGTCATGGATGGCAATGGCCCTCCCCCATGTTTTTTCATTATAATATTCTGTTATGAGGGGTATTATGGAAGGCAGGTAGATCCCGGTGGAGAGTCCCAGCACAAAGGTTGAAAGTGAAAGAAGGGAGAATGCTTTAATGGAAGGGAGAATAAAG includes:
- a CDS encoding HD domain-containing protein — encoded protein: MAKKTVKGHVNFTNNDQLNVLLNRLVSDVREFTENQLEHIKKLTQIGVALSAEKNIGRLFEMIVDEARKFTHADGGTLYIMSDDEQELRFAIVQNDTLNVRMGGTSGEIAWKPVSLKNPDGSPNHSNVSAYAAISGNVVNIPDVYDAEGFNFEGTRKFDATTGYRSKSMLVVPMRDHEQDIIGVLQLLNAMDTVSNESIPFSGESQEMTESLTSQAAVALTNNRLIQGLENLLESFITSIATAIDEKSPYTGGHVRRVAELTMTIAKKINKSKEGSYADVFFNEDQMREIRIAGWLHDVGKVTTPEYVVDKSTKLETICDRIELLKTRFEVLKRDREIELLRAGIVVAGNIPAQQGTTGDDDHFNEMLEDDLNFLIMANVGTEFMGGEKIERLKNIAQRRWTVDGKESPILTDNEISNLSIQRGTLTDDERDVINNHATVTYKMLSQLPFPKKLRNVSQYAAAHHERPNGSGYPLGLKGDQLPLQSRILGLADIFEALTAKDRPYKKGKALSEVLKIMGFMVKDGHIDGELFDFFIKEQIHLKYARDELAPQQIDIDLNQ
- a CDS encoding MFS transporter, with the protein product MAHVFSFGLQPIHLQPLYHIQPVFLNNSLNSGIVKVTLVAMERYGNIKGKAFFLLMFLWFIWFMNFSVRTIFAPIMPLIEDEFLISHAKASSLYVFTSLGYGISLFFSGMLSGLFGYKRSIIVSLLVSAVVFFILPSIKAFSLLSLSTFVLGLSTGIYLPSIIPLITEYYNEKTWGRAIAIHDSAASISIFSVPFIALFFLRFLQWRQIFYVFGIVFIISIVVFAITIQEIKIQAKKGNLLGDLIKSKTLWLMGAIWIFAAGANLGVYFVIPLYLTKELSLDIGYANKIFGISRLGGVFVAIMSGFVIDRFSLKKTMFFLVSIAGVFTMFLAYKDIRFLEVFLFLQASVVGGFFPVGLVSISRAFDREQRGMATGLIVTLGVIFGLGIIPYFLGLSGDLVSFRLGIFILGALMVLVSGLTFFLKELK